The Miscanthus floridulus cultivar M001 chromosome 17, ASM1932011v1, whole genome shotgun sequence genome has a window encoding:
- the LOC136518664 gene encoding embryogenesis-like protein, protein MHRNPRAVIRAAVSLTRPAAAAALQTLPKATPSPALGAWRPLSEAPPLGSVSRRRAFSSSAADYGKDVDDVNRKFAEAREEIEAAMESKETVYFNEEASIARDAANETLAAFDALLARLPPADADALRRSMGLKMEQLKAELKQLED, encoded by the coding sequence ATGCACCGGAACCCTCGCGCCGTCATCCGCGCCGCCGTCTCGCTCACccgcccggccgccgccgccgccctccaaACCCTGCCTAAAGCGACGCCCTCGCCCGCGCTTGGAGCGTGGCGGCCACTCTCGGAGGCGCCGCCGTTGGGCAGCGTCAGCCGCCGCCGCGCCTTCTCCTCCTCCGCGGCGGACTACGGCAAGGACGTGGACGACGTGAACCGCAAGTTCGCGGAGGCGCGGGAGGAGATCGAGGCGGCCATGGAGAGCAAGGAGACGGTCTACTTCAACGAGGAGGCCTCCATCGCGCGCGACGCCGCCAACGAGACGCTCGCCGCCTTCGACGCGCTCCTGGCGCGCCTCCcgcccgccgacgccgacgctcTCCGCCGCTCCATGGGGCTCAAGATGGAGCAGCTCAAGGCCGAGCTCAAGCAGCTTGAGGACTAG